CCCCGCGCGGGCGATCCACACGGTTAACCTGGCGCCCTTCCCCTACCCGGTCGCTTTCGGCTTCTGGCAGGCCGCCCCCAACAAGGCGAAGTTCCTGATGATGCGCAACCGTATGAACGTCATCGAGTTCGAGGACTTCGAGGGCAAGACCCGCACCCTGCTGGCCAACCCGACCGAGCACGATCTTTCGGCAAAGGCACCGTTTTTCGCCAACGTGCTCAAGAAAGCCATGCCCATCGAATCGGCACGCAAGTTCATGCTCGAACAGTCGGACCCGCCGGGAAAGAAACTCGATGAGCTGGGCATCGACCCGGCCAAGGTCGACTACATCACCTTCGATCACCTGCATGTGCAGGACCTGCGCCGCGCGCTGGTGGGTGAAAACGGGCGCCCGCCGCTCTACCCCAATGCAAAACTCATCGTGAACCGCCGCGAGATCGAGACCCTCGAGAACCTGCATCCGCTCCAGCGGCCCTGGTGGATCGAGGGGGCGCTCGATGGCGTGCCCGATGAGAAGATTATCGCGCTCGAGGGCTCTGCCTGGCTGGGCAAGGGCGTCGCCATTGTCTGGACGCCCGGTCACACGCTGGGCAATCACTCGATCTTTTTCCATGCCGCCGGGCGCGGCGTCTTCGGCGTCTCCGAAAACGGCATCTGCCCCGACAGCTACATCCCGCGGGCCTCGAAGCTCGCAAGCCTGCGCGAATACTCTGAGACCTACGGCGCCGAGGTTGTGATGAACGGCAACACAGTCGAGAGCACCTTTGCGCAGTATTCTTCGATGATTATGGAGAAGGAAATCGTCGACAAGGGCGATGCCGGCGGCGAGGTGCCCAACATGTACAACTCCTCGCCGTTCTTCCGCTCGCCGCTTGCCTGGGGCATTGCACCCACCTTCTCAATCAAACCCGTCATTACCGGAACACTCACGCACGCGCTCCGCTGAGCGCGCTCACACAAGGGGAACACCACCATGTCGCATACCACTGATGTCTTGACCGCATTTGCCGGAAGCACCGCGCGCCTGGGCGTTGGAACCCGCGTGGTCGGCCACGCCAGGACGCCCGAGAAACTGCTCGAACTCTACGACTTCGAGGCCTGCCCGTTCTGTCGCAAGGCACGCGAAGCGCTCACGCTGCTCGACCTGCCGGCCATGATCTATCCCTGCCCCAAGGGCGGGACGCGCTACCGTCCGCAGGTAAAGAGCGAGGGCGGCAAGGCGCAGTTCCCCTACCTCAAGGATCCCAACACCGGCCGCGCGCTGTACGAGTCCGGGGACATCGTCGATTATCTCTTCGAGACCTACGGCAAGCCCGGCGCCCGTCCGCCGGCGCTGCTGGGCGTGGCGCCGCTCGCCAACGTGGGCTCGTTCCTGGCCAGCGCCGTGCGCCCCGGCTCGGGTGCGAAGGTCCGCCCCTCGCGCGCGCCCGAGAAGCCGCTCATCCTCTATTCGTTTGAGGCGAGCCCCTTCTGCCGCATCGTCCGCGAGACGCTCTGCGAGCTGGAAATCGCCTACGAGCTGCGCAACGTGGGCAAGGGAAACGCGAGCGAGTTCCTGCCCGCCGACCAGCAGGAAAAGCGCGGCATCAAGCCCGGCACGAAGAACCGCCAGGACTTCGTCGCGCACTCGGGCAAGATGATGGTTCCCTACCTGATCGATCCCAACACCGGGATCGAGATGTTCGAGTCCGCTGATATCAAGAAGTATCTGCTGCAGACCTACGGGGCGTAGTTTAGACGGGGCTGATCCCGCTGCAGCCTGTCTGCTGTCGCATTCTGCAACTGTGACCCCCGCTGTCACACCGCCGTGGGAGACTCTTCCCGAGGGAGGGCTTCCCCATGGCAAAAGAGCCGCGTGAGCGGTTGCTCAGCGAAATTTTTCTCGACAAGTGGAGCGCGACGCGCGGCCCGCTTTTTGACGAGCCCGCCGCCGCGGTTTGCCGCATCCTGGCCGTGTGCGCGGCCCATCGCGCGCGCCGGGAGGCCACCGATCGCGTGATCCGCATTCGCGCCGCGCGCGTGCTCGACGAGGCGCTGCGCGTCGTGCCCGACTCAAACCTGCCTGCCACCAACGAAACCCGCGCACGGGTGAACATGGCGCTGGTCGATGTGAACCGCCTGCTCCGCGAGGCGCCGCCCGATGAAGGCCTCGTCACGCCGCTGGCAAAGATCCTCGCGCGCGCCTCGGCACGCGAAGTCGACGAGATTGAGGTGCTGCGCATCTTCGCGCTGGCCGAGCTGCTCGCCGCCGCGCTTGAAGCCGACACCTGGGAAGTGCGCCTTCGCGCGGCCAGAACGTTGATTGCGAGAACAAGAGACGCCGCCAGAAGGGTCGGCAGAGCGAGCAGCGAGGCAACCGACGCCAGCCCGAAAACACCACCCGCCGAAGAAGTCGTGCACGAGCACGTGCACGTGCAGGTGCACGATTCGGATCCTCGCTCCACCGCACAAACCTACGAGTGTCGGAGCACCGGCCCGCCGTAAACGCAGCGGCCTTCAGCCAGAAAAAAAATCACGGAAATGAGATCGCGAGAGAGGAGAGAAAAGACGAATAAAGAAAGACAAGAAAGACGGGAAAACCGCCAAGGCGCCAACGACGCCAAGGTGGAAGGGACAGGTGCGTCTTCCTTGGCGGACTTGGCGCCTTGGCGGTTCAAAATCGGACCCCGTCATCCCGACCGGAGCGAAAGCGAAGCGAAGAATCCCAACCGGCTTGTGCCGAGAGCGAACCCGCACGGCCATCGCCGCCGAGTCGACGTTGAGATCCTTCGGCCTGCGGCCTCAGGATGACAGGAATTCGGATTCAAGAAATGAAAAGACGAAGTCTTCAGCCGCCGATTTCGGCCATGGCGAAGGGTTTCTCACCGGGCTTTCCGAAGCTCGGATGGTGGGATCGTTTGCCGGCGATGGCGCCAAGCAGGACGTCGCGGAGCTGTTCGTCGTTGACGTTTTCGTCGCGCAGCAGCTCGCGCAGCGGGATGCCGCCGGCTTCGTACAGGCAGCGGCTGATGCGTCCGTCGGCGCTCAGGCGAAGGCGGTTGCAGGCCCCGCAGAAGGGCTCGCTCTCCGATGCGATGAAGCCCACGCCTGCGCCGGTTCCCACCAGCCGGAATTCCTCGGCGGGCATGGCGCCGCGGGGCTCTTCGGTGGGGGCAATCTCGTAGCGCGCGGCCACGCGCTCGCGGATTTCTCCGGCGGCAACGAAGTGCTTTTCGAAGAAGGCCTGCGCAGAACCGGTGTTCATCAGCTCGATGAAGCGCACGGTAAGTTCCCAGCGCTTTGCGAATTCGCAGAACTCGATGATCTCGTCGTCGTTGATTCCCTTCATCACCACGCAGTTGACCTTGAGCGGGTTGAGCCCCGCTTCCTTGGTCGCGGCGATGGCTTCGAGAACGGTGTAGAGATCCTTGCCGCCCGAGAGTTCGGCAAAGCGCTCTTCCTTCAGGGAGTCCAGGTGGATGTTGATGCGGGTGAGTCCTGCATTGCGCAGGAGCTGCGCGCGGGCGCCCAGGTGCTCGGCGTTGGTGGTGAGTGCGATGTCCTCGATGCCCTCGATCTCGGCAACCGCCGCGACGGCGTCCTCGCACTCGGCGCGCTGGAGGGGCTCGCCCCCGGTAAAGCGCACGCCGCGCACACCGCCGAACATGTCCGGGTTTGCCAGGTGCCGCACGACCCGCTGGATCTCCGCCACGCTGAGCATCTCCGAGCGCGGGTGCGCCGCCACCGGCCCGCCGGGCTGGCAGTAAGGGCAGCGAAAGGCGCAGGCCTGGGTCAGGGAGACCCGGAGCTGCAGTCCTTCACTTGGCGCGGAGAAACTCATGCCTGATCTATCCTCGAAGCGGGAAGAGTATTCCCATGACCACCAGGGCCAGGCCGCTCAGGATGAGCAGCAGGTTGACCGCCATCGACATGCCGTGGAGCTTGCCGAATTCCTTTTGCAGCGGGGCGCGCGCCTCTTCTGTGGCCGCCGCGCGGACTTGCGATTTGATCTCGTGGGACTTGGGGCCGATTACGAGGCCATTGATCCCGGCGCCGGCGAGCATCACGACGAGCAGCGCGATGCGGGCCTTGTCTCCCCACGGTGTCTCAACCTGGGTGCGCAGCCACAGGTAACTGCCCAGTGCCAGCACGCTGCAGACATGGCCGAGCGTGAAGTAGGCCGGGAAGACCGAGCCGACGATGTCGCCGGCCTGCTGCTTGTCAAAGGTCTTGAAGAAGATGGGCGTGAGGATGAAGCTGAAAACGGTCATTCCCCC
The Chrysiogenia bacterium genome window above contains:
- a CDS encoding DUF4149 domain-containing protein — protein: MTTALALIHSLSLTIWVGGMTVFSFILTPIFFKTFDKQQAGDIVGSVFPAYFTLGHVCSVLALGSYLWLRTQVETPWGDKARIALLVVMLAGAGINGLVIGPKSHEIKSQVRAAATEEARAPLQKEFGKLHGMSMAVNLLLILSGLALVVMGILFPLRG
- the moaA gene encoding GTP 3',8-cyclase MoaA, whose protein sequence is MSFSAPSEGLQLRVSLTQACAFRCPYCQPGGPVAAHPRSEMLSVAEIQRVVRHLANPDMFGGVRGVRFTGGEPLQRAECEDAVAAVAEIEGIEDIALTTNAEHLGARAQLLRNAGLTRINIHLDSLKEERFAELSGGKDLYTVLEAIAATKEAGLNPLKVNCVVMKGINDDEIIEFCEFAKRWELTVRFIELMNTGSAQAFFEKHFVAAGEIRERVAARYEIAPTEEPRGAMPAEEFRLVGTGAGVGFIASESEPFCGACNRLRLSADGRISRCLYEAGGIPLRELLRDENVNDEQLRDVLLGAIAGKRSHHPSFGKPGEKPFAMAEIGG
- a CDS encoding glutathione S-transferase N-terminal domain-containing protein; the encoded protein is MSHTTDVLTAFAGSTARLGVGTRVVGHARTPEKLLELYDFEACPFCRKAREALTLLDLPAMIYPCPKGGTRYRPQVKSEGGKAQFPYLKDPNTGRALYESGDIVDYLFETYGKPGARPPALLGVAPLANVGSFLASAVRPGSGAKVRPSRAPEKPLILYSFEASPFCRIVRETLCELEIAYELRNVGKGNASEFLPADQQEKRGIKPGTKNRQDFVAHSGKMMVPYLIDPNTGIEMFESADIKKYLLQTYGA